A window of Apium graveolens cultivar Ventura chromosome 8, ASM990537v1, whole genome shotgun sequence contains these coding sequences:
- the LOC141677340 gene encoding putative serine/threonine-protein kinase WNK9 isoform X1 — translation MNGVTDFGSDGCEYVEVDPTGRYGRYNEILGRGASKIVYRAFDEYEGIEVAWNQVKLFDFLQSPEDLERLYCEIHLLKTLKHCNIMKFYTSWVDAANRNINFVTEMFTSGTLRQYRQKHKNVNIRALKHWCRQILQGLLYLHSHDPPIIHRDLKCDNIFVNGNQGEIKIGDLGLAAILRKSHAARCVGTPEFMAPEVYAEEYNELVDIYAFGMCVLEMVTFEYPYSECFHPAQIYKKVVSGQKPDALYKVDDPEVRQFIEKCLATVSCRLPAAQLLKDPFLQNDYYGSVSTPSDCGYLINTSSTLRQPSFEVQCSSNSLVNDYSSCLGYEPRNDLDYIIPDFNLYESGTLINREDENFENLGITIKGRKEDDGIFLKLRMADKKGRIRNIYFPFDIEADTALSVAAEMVSELDITDQEVTKIAEMIDGEIISLVPEWNKNLDQEESWDNASGGYCQGCAHNSPCRSYLSSNHPSANNLQVLQGLSAKDLLHGCGNSPCRSYLSSNNPSGHNLQVLQGLSAKDLLHSSAAMHGRFEEISYQIDTSEQCGTDGASVVSSQSHGTHCSGIWEQTNEPELCSRELDDGKLFEEFCVKEGEEKKNCNTESNSSAGKSQCGNLSAARDLAEDYENEVRQELRWLKAKYQIQLRELRDQQLRSLSRNGSFSPSIDDRKEETIYKMSSSVPSEERNKVQLKSFDSGKHYSLCFPVDYGKTCASQEILNHDANYGGYSPKPMVIAKGFFARELLPQSLHRATSLPVDAVEF, via the exons ATGAATGGTGTTACTGATTTTGGATCAGATGGTTGTGAGTATGTTGAAGTTGATCCTACTGGGAGATATGGAAGG TATAATGAGATTCTTGGCAGAGGGGCATCAAAGATAGT GTATAGAGCTTTTGATGAGTATGAAGGGATTGAAGTGGCCTGGAATCAAGTAAAGCTTTTTGATTTTCTACAAAGCCCGGAAGATCTTGAGAGGCTGTATTGTGAAATTCATCTGCTCAAGACTTTGAAGCATTGCAATATCATGAAGTTCTATACTTCTTGGGTTGATGCTGCTAATAGAAATATTAATTTTGTGACAGAAATGTTCACCTCTGGTACTCTAAGACA GTATAGGCAAAAGCACAAAAATGTAAACATTAGAGCTTTGAAACACTGGTGTAGGCAGATTTTGCAAGGCCTGCTATACCTCCATAGCCATGACCCTCCTATCATCCACAGAGATCTGAAATGTGACAACATATTTGTCAATGGTAATCAAGGGGAAATAAAGATTGGTGATCTCGGCCTTGCTGCAATACTTCGTAAATCTCACGCTGCTCGCTGTGTTG GAACACCAGAGTTCATGGCTCCAGAGGTGTATGCAGAGGAATACAATGAACTAGTCGATATTTATGCATTTGGAATGTGCGTTTTGGAAATGGTCACATTTGAATATCCATATAGTGAATGTTTTCACCCTGCTCAGATATACAAGAAAGTTGTATCT GGTCAAAAGCCTGATGCTCTCTACAAAGTTGATGACCCTGAGGTACGACAATTTATTGAGAAGTGCCTAGCCACGGTTTCTTGTAGGCTACCAGCGGCACAGCTTCTAAAGGATCCTTTTCTTCAGAATGATTATTATGGATCAGTTTCTACCCCATCAGATTGCGGATATCTTATTAATACGAGCTCTACATTAAGACAACCTTCGTTTGAAGTTCAGTGTAGTAGTAATTCTTTGGTCAATGATTACTCCAGTTGTCTCGGTTATGAACCAAGAAATGATTTAGACTACATCATACCTGATTTCAACTTATATGAAAGTGGTACTTTGATTAATCGCGAAGATGAGAATTTTGAAAATCTTGGCATCACTATCAAGGGGAGGAAAGAAGACGATGGCATTTTTCTAAAGCTTAGAATGGCTGATAAAAAGG GCCGAATTCGGAATATTTACTTCCCATTTGATATAGAAGCAGATACAGCATTAAGTGTGGCTGCAGAAATGGTTTCAGAACTAGATATAACAGATCAGGAAGTTACCAAAATAGCAGAGATGATTGATGGTGAAATTATTTCCCTAGTACCAGAGTGGAATAAAAATTTAGACCAAGAAGAGAGTTGGGATAATGCAAGTGGCGGTTATTGTCAAGGTTGTGCTCACAATAGCCCTTGTAGAAGCTATCTTTCTTCAAACCACCCATCTGCAAATAACCTTCAAGTTCTTCAAGGGCTATCTGCCAAGGACTTGCTACACGGATGTGGCAATAGCCCCTGCAGAAGCTATCTTTCCTCAAACAACCCATCCGGCCATAACCTTCAAGTTCTTCAAGGGCTATCTGCCAAGGACTTGCTACACAGTTCTGCGGCTATGCATGGACGTTTCGAAGAGATTAGTTACCAGATTGATACATCTGAACAATGTGGTACAGATGGCGCATCAGTAGTATCCAGTCAATCACATGGCACACACTGTTCTGGTATTTGGGAACAGACCAATGAGCCTGAGCTATGCTCGCGAGAATTGGATGATGGAAAGCTATTTGAGGAATTTTGCGTAAAGGAGGGGGAGGAAAAAAAAAATTGCAACACGGAGAGTAATTCTTCTGCGGGAAAATCTCAATGCGGGAATCTTTCAGCAGCTCGCGATTTAGCAGAGGACTATGAGAATGAGGTAAGGCAAGAATTGAGGTGGCTCAAGGCCAAGTATCAGATACAGTTACGAGAGCTTAGAGATCAGCAATTACGATCTTTATCAAGAAATGGAAGTTTTTCTCCTAGTATTGATGACAGAAAAGAAGAGACCATATATAAAATGTCAAGTTCAGTTCCATCGGaagaaagaaacaaagttcaaCTAAAATCGTTTGATTCTGGGAAACATTACAGTTTGTGCTTTCCTGTGGATTATGGAAAGACTTGTGCAAGCCAAGAAATTTTAAATCATGATGCAAACTATGGAGGTTATAGTCCAAAACCAATGGTCATTGCCAAGGGTTTTTTTGCAAGGGAATTGCTTCCACAATCACTTCACAGAGCTACTTCTCTTCCAGTTGATGCTGTAGAGTTCTAA
- the LOC141677340 gene encoding putative serine/threonine-protein kinase WNK9 isoform X2, which yields MYNEILGRGASKIVYRAFDEYEGIEVAWNQVKLFDFLQSPEDLERLYCEIHLLKTLKHCNIMKFYTSWVDAANRNINFVTEMFTSGTLRQYRQKHKNVNIRALKHWCRQILQGLLYLHSHDPPIIHRDLKCDNIFVNGNQGEIKIGDLGLAAILRKSHAARCVGTPEFMAPEVYAEEYNELVDIYAFGMCVLEMVTFEYPYSECFHPAQIYKKVVSGQKPDALYKVDDPEVRQFIEKCLATVSCRLPAAQLLKDPFLQNDYYGSVSTPSDCGYLINTSSTLRQPSFEVQCSSNSLVNDYSSCLGYEPRNDLDYIIPDFNLYESGTLINREDENFENLGITIKGRKEDDGIFLKLRMADKKGRIRNIYFPFDIEADTALSVAAEMVSELDITDQEVTKIAEMIDGEIISLVPEWNKNLDQEESWDNASGGYCQGCAHNSPCRSYLSSNHPSANNLQVLQGLSAKDLLHGCGNSPCRSYLSSNNPSGHNLQVLQGLSAKDLLHSSAAMHGRFEEISYQIDTSEQCGTDGASVVSSQSHGTHCSGIWEQTNEPELCSRELDDGKLFEEFCVKEGEEKKNCNTESNSSAGKSQCGNLSAARDLAEDYENEVRQELRWLKAKYQIQLRELRDQQLRSLSRNGSFSPSIDDRKEETIYKMSSSVPSEERNKVQLKSFDSGKHYSLCFPVDYGKTCASQEILNHDANYGGYSPKPMVIAKGFFARELLPQSLHRATSLPVDAVEF from the exons ATG TATAATGAGATTCTTGGCAGAGGGGCATCAAAGATAGT GTATAGAGCTTTTGATGAGTATGAAGGGATTGAAGTGGCCTGGAATCAAGTAAAGCTTTTTGATTTTCTACAAAGCCCGGAAGATCTTGAGAGGCTGTATTGTGAAATTCATCTGCTCAAGACTTTGAAGCATTGCAATATCATGAAGTTCTATACTTCTTGGGTTGATGCTGCTAATAGAAATATTAATTTTGTGACAGAAATGTTCACCTCTGGTACTCTAAGACA GTATAGGCAAAAGCACAAAAATGTAAACATTAGAGCTTTGAAACACTGGTGTAGGCAGATTTTGCAAGGCCTGCTATACCTCCATAGCCATGACCCTCCTATCATCCACAGAGATCTGAAATGTGACAACATATTTGTCAATGGTAATCAAGGGGAAATAAAGATTGGTGATCTCGGCCTTGCTGCAATACTTCGTAAATCTCACGCTGCTCGCTGTGTTG GAACACCAGAGTTCATGGCTCCAGAGGTGTATGCAGAGGAATACAATGAACTAGTCGATATTTATGCATTTGGAATGTGCGTTTTGGAAATGGTCACATTTGAATATCCATATAGTGAATGTTTTCACCCTGCTCAGATATACAAGAAAGTTGTATCT GGTCAAAAGCCTGATGCTCTCTACAAAGTTGATGACCCTGAGGTACGACAATTTATTGAGAAGTGCCTAGCCACGGTTTCTTGTAGGCTACCAGCGGCACAGCTTCTAAAGGATCCTTTTCTTCAGAATGATTATTATGGATCAGTTTCTACCCCATCAGATTGCGGATATCTTATTAATACGAGCTCTACATTAAGACAACCTTCGTTTGAAGTTCAGTGTAGTAGTAATTCTTTGGTCAATGATTACTCCAGTTGTCTCGGTTATGAACCAAGAAATGATTTAGACTACATCATACCTGATTTCAACTTATATGAAAGTGGTACTTTGATTAATCGCGAAGATGAGAATTTTGAAAATCTTGGCATCACTATCAAGGGGAGGAAAGAAGACGATGGCATTTTTCTAAAGCTTAGAATGGCTGATAAAAAGG GCCGAATTCGGAATATTTACTTCCCATTTGATATAGAAGCAGATACAGCATTAAGTGTGGCTGCAGAAATGGTTTCAGAACTAGATATAACAGATCAGGAAGTTACCAAAATAGCAGAGATGATTGATGGTGAAATTATTTCCCTAGTACCAGAGTGGAATAAAAATTTAGACCAAGAAGAGAGTTGGGATAATGCAAGTGGCGGTTATTGTCAAGGTTGTGCTCACAATAGCCCTTGTAGAAGCTATCTTTCTTCAAACCACCCATCTGCAAATAACCTTCAAGTTCTTCAAGGGCTATCTGCCAAGGACTTGCTACACGGATGTGGCAATAGCCCCTGCAGAAGCTATCTTTCCTCAAACAACCCATCCGGCCATAACCTTCAAGTTCTTCAAGGGCTATCTGCCAAGGACTTGCTACACAGTTCTGCGGCTATGCATGGACGTTTCGAAGAGATTAGTTACCAGATTGATACATCTGAACAATGTGGTACAGATGGCGCATCAGTAGTATCCAGTCAATCACATGGCACACACTGTTCTGGTATTTGGGAACAGACCAATGAGCCTGAGCTATGCTCGCGAGAATTGGATGATGGAAAGCTATTTGAGGAATTTTGCGTAAAGGAGGGGGAGGAAAAAAAAAATTGCAACACGGAGAGTAATTCTTCTGCGGGAAAATCTCAATGCGGGAATCTTTCAGCAGCTCGCGATTTAGCAGAGGACTATGAGAATGAGGTAAGGCAAGAATTGAGGTGGCTCAAGGCCAAGTATCAGATACAGTTACGAGAGCTTAGAGATCAGCAATTACGATCTTTATCAAGAAATGGAAGTTTTTCTCCTAGTATTGATGACAGAAAAGAAGAGACCATATATAAAATGTCAAGTTCAGTTCCATCGGaagaaagaaacaaagttcaaCTAAAATCGTTTGATTCTGGGAAACATTACAGTTTGTGCTTTCCTGTGGATTATGGAAAGACTTGTGCAAGCCAAGAAATTTTAAATCATGATGCAAACTATGGAGGTTATAGTCCAAAACCAATGGTCATTGCCAAGGGTTTTTTTGCAAGGGAATTGCTTCCACAATCACTTCACAGAGCTACTTCTCTTCCAGTTGATGCTGTAGAGTTCTAA